One window from the genome of Pseudoliparis swirei isolate HS2019 ecotype Mariana Trench chromosome 24, NWPU_hadal_v1, whole genome shotgun sequence encodes:
- the grb2a gene encoding growth factor receptor-bound protein 2a, with protein sequence MILGVKISIAVIWFKDNLTPAKAEELLKEQKQDGAFFIIRSPSTPGDFELVVKFGNGVQYFKILRDGAGKYFLWLIKFDSFNQLVEFHHTSSVSRSQIIYLHDPEEIQSIQVKALFDFTAKEDGELSFKRGDIVQVLDQSGAGWWKGTCNGKTGMFPNNYVTPSAAESSQT encoded by the exons ATGATCCTAGGAGTTAAGATTTCAATAGCTGTCAT CTGGTTTAAAGACAACTTGACTCCAGCCAAAGCTGAGGAGCTGCTGAAGGAACAGAAACAGGACGGAGCCTTCTTCATCATTAGGAGCCCGTCAACTCCAGGGGATTTTGAGCTTGTTGTCAA GTTTGGAAACGGTGTCCAGTACTTTAAAATCCTTCGTGACGGAGCAGGGAAGTATTTCCTCTGGTTAATTAAATTTGACTCATTTAACCAACTGGTGGAATTTCACCACACCTCCTCGGTGTCCCGCAGCCAAATAATCTATCTCCACGATCCTGAGGAAATCCAG AGTATTCAAGTCAAGGCGCTGTTTGACTTCACGGCCAAAGAGGACGGCGAGCTGAGCTTCAAGAGGGGAGACATCGTCCAGGTCCTGGATCAGTCCGGTGCCGGCTGGTGGAAGGGAACGTGCAACGGAAAGACCGGCATGTTTCCCAACAATTACGTGACACCGAGTGCAGCCGAAAGCAGCCAGACCTGA